A genomic region of Acidobacteriota bacterium contains the following coding sequences:
- a CDS encoding PDZ domain-containing protein: MMRGGPAIGVSVRDVTADEAKAAGLPSPSGAYVDAVNEDGPAAEAGVREGDVIVAFDGETVRSARQLRRVVEETPAGRQSTMTVLRGGARSELQITPRQNVPGARARAFFLPRPEGPGREEFVFEMPELKGLDDLRAQLGGMGRYGRLGVSVQDLTPELAAHFGATGGVIVSAVRDDSPAGRAGIRVGDVITTVDGEAIDTVAKLRARLWHDPQATEIVVGLVRAKQPQTVTVSVEPPPAREAPLRRRWTM; encoded by the coding sequence ATGATGCGAGGCGGCCCCGCCATCGGCGTCAGCGTGCGTGACGTGACCGCAGACGAGGCGAAGGCCGCGGGGCTGCCGTCGCCGTCGGGTGCTTACGTCGACGCCGTGAACGAAGACGGGCCGGCCGCGGAGGCGGGCGTCCGCGAGGGCGACGTGATCGTGGCCTTCGATGGCGAGACCGTTCGCAGCGCCCGGCAGCTGCGGCGGGTCGTCGAAGAGACTCCCGCAGGTCGCCAATCGACGATGACCGTGCTCAGGGGGGGCGCGCGGTCGGAGCTGCAGATCACGCCCCGGCAGAACGTTCCCGGAGCAAGGGCGCGCGCGTTCTTCCTTCCAAGGCCAGAGGGGCCGGGGCGCGAGGAGTTCGTCTTCGAGATGCCGGAGCTGAAGGGACTCGACGACCTTCGGGCCCAACTTGGAGGGATGGGGCGGTACGGGCGGCTCGGGGTCAGCGTCCAGGACCTGACCCCGGAACTGGCAGCCCACTTCGGCGCCACGGGCGGCGTGATCGTGAGCGCCGTCCGCGACGACTCGCCGGCCGGCCGTGCGGGAATTCGCGTCGGAGACGTCATCACCACGGTCGACGGCGAGGCCATCGACACGGTGGCGAAGCTCAGGGCCCGGCTGTGGCACGACCCGCAGGCGACCGAGATCGTCGTGGGCCTCGTTCGCGCGAAGCAGCCGCAGACGGTGACCGTGTCGGTCGAACCACCGCCGGCACGCGAAGCGCCGCTCCGGCGCCGCTGGACGATGTGA
- a CDS encoding diacylglycerol kinase family lipid kinase, whose protein sequence is MPGSTIRGTIARAPTPLSSLERTHSMHALVIINPAAGSRRVDRDRVRRQQALAERALATRATADVRVTERPGHATTLARDAVNRGVDLVVVWGGDGTVNEAVQALAFTGVPLAVVPAGSGNGFARELGIAAQPARAFAQALEAPSQVLDVGEIGGRLFANLAGVGLDAAIARAFNARRGRTHGLATYAWLSVLEVCRYDASRYTIELDDETLDERATLVALANSAQYGNGARVAPDARPDDGWLDLVVVRAAGPLATLWRARRLFDGRIADERGVTMRRVRRVRLTAHGLLHVHVDGEPLDAAGRLDARVHAGALVVKGGRP, encoded by the coding sequence ATGCCCGGTTCGACGATCCGCGGTACTATAGCACGCGCTCCGACACCCCTTTCCTCGCTCGAGCGCACCCACTCGATGCACGCCCTGGTCATCATCAATCCAGCTGCCGGCTCACGTCGCGTCGACCGCGATCGGGTACGGCGGCAGCAGGCGCTCGCCGAACGTGCGCTCGCGACCAGGGCCACCGCCGACGTCAGGGTCACCGAGCGACCCGGACACGCGACGACCCTCGCGCGTGACGCCGTGAACCGAGGCGTCGATCTCGTCGTGGTCTGGGGTGGCGATGGCACCGTCAACGAGGCCGTGCAGGCCCTCGCGTTCACTGGCGTCCCGCTCGCCGTCGTGCCGGCCGGATCGGGCAACGGCTTCGCCCGCGAGCTCGGGATCGCGGCCCAGCCGGCGCGGGCCTTCGCGCAGGCCCTCGAGGCGCCATCCCAGGTGCTCGACGTGGGTGAGATCGGGGGGCGGCTCTTCGCGAACCTCGCGGGGGTCGGACTCGACGCCGCAATCGCTCGTGCCTTCAACGCGCGGCGCGGGCGGACTCACGGCCTCGCCACCTATGCGTGGCTGTCGGTGCTCGAGGTCTGTCGCTACGACGCCAGCCGGTACACGATCGAGCTCGACGACGAGACGCTCGACGAACGGGCGACGCTCGTCGCCCTCGCCAACTCGGCGCAGTACGGCAATGGCGCACGCGTCGCGCCCGACGCCCGTCCGGACGACGGCTGGCTTGACCTCGTCGTGGTGCGCGCGGCGGGTCCGCTGGCCACGCTGTGGCGCGCGAGACGCCTGTTCGATGGACGGATCGCCGACGAGCGTGGCGTGACGATGCGGAGGGTGCGGCGCGTCCGCCTCACGGCACACGGCCTCCTGCACGTTCACGTCGACGGTGAGCCGCTCGACGCCGCCGGGCGCCTCGACGCCCGCGTGCACGCGGGCGCGCTCGTGGTGAAAGGGGGGCGCCCGTGA
- a CDS encoding deoxyribodipyrimidine photolyase: MVSVPPQRVRDVNSAPIVPERDHVLYWMVSARRARSNFALERATEWAARLRKPLLVFEPLRAGYPWASDRLHAFILQGMADNERAFAEWGVGYYPYVEPEPGAGRGLLAALARRAAVVVTDDFPAFFLRRMVTAAAAQLDVRLEVVDSNGIVPLSATPKAFPSAYVFRIHLQKTLRGHLAAFPAANPLVGADLPRLDSLPPDIVMRWSRATGDLLAAHPEALSGLPIDHGVAASPLVGGAEEAGRVLERFLAQRLYRYRDERAQPDADVASGLSPYLHFGHISVHEVFDAIMSREVWTTRALGARASGQRDGWWGASPAAESFLDELITWRELGYNMCQHREDYDRYESLPAWAQATLDTHADDPRPYVYTLDELADARTHDRLWNAAQRQLRLEGRLQNYLRMLWGKKILEWSPSPRDALATMIELNNRYALDGRDPNSYSGIFWVLGRYDRPWAPERPIFGSVRYMSSENTARKLRVKAYLARYGEPSPV; the protein is encoded by the coding sequence ATCGTGAGCGTGCCACCACAGCGAGTCCGGGACGTGAACTCCGCTCCGATCGTGCCGGAACGCGACCACGTGCTCTATTGGATGGTGTCCGCGCGACGCGCACGCTCGAATTTCGCGCTCGAGCGGGCCACCGAGTGGGCGGCACGCCTGCGAAAGCCCCTGCTCGTCTTCGAGCCGCTCCGAGCGGGCTACCCGTGGGCCAGCGATCGCCTGCACGCGTTCATCCTGCAGGGGATGGCCGACAACGAGCGGGCGTTCGCCGAGTGGGGCGTTGGCTACTACCCGTACGTCGAGCCCGAACCAGGCGCCGGCCGGGGGCTGCTCGCGGCGCTGGCGCGCCGGGCTGCGGTCGTCGTGACCGACGACTTTCCGGCGTTCTTCCTCCGGCGCATGGTCACGGCGGCGGCGGCGCAGCTCGACGTCAGACTCGAGGTCGTCGACTCGAACGGCATCGTGCCGCTCTCGGCCACCCCGAAGGCGTTTCCCTCGGCCTACGTCTTCAGGATCCACCTGCAGAAGACCCTTCGCGGGCACCTGGCGGCCTTCCCGGCGGCCAATCCTCTGGTCGGTGCCGACCTGCCGCGCCTCGACTCCCTGCCCCCGGACATCGTGATGCGGTGGTCCAGGGCGACCGGCGACCTGCTGGCCGCGCACCCGGAGGCCCTCTCGGGGCTGCCGATCGACCACGGGGTCGCCGCCTCGCCGCTCGTCGGGGGGGCTGAGGAGGCCGGGCGGGTTCTGGAACGGTTCCTGGCGCAGCGGCTCTACCGCTACCGCGACGAACGCGCCCAGCCCGACGCCGACGTGGCGAGCGGGCTGTCACCTTACCTGCACTTCGGTCACATCTCGGTTCACGAGGTGTTCGACGCCATCATGAGCCGCGAGGTGTGGACGACGAGAGCGCTTGGCGCGCGGGCGAGCGGCCAGCGTGATGGCTGGTGGGGCGCGTCGCCCGCGGCCGAGTCGTTTCTCGACGAGCTGATCACCTGGCGCGAACTCGGCTACAACATGTGCCAGCACCGCGAGGACTACGATCGCTACGAGTCGTTACCGGCCTGGGCGCAGGCCACGCTCGACACGCACGCCGACGATCCGCGACCCTACGTCTACACGCTGGACGAACTCGCCGATGCGCGCACCCACGATCGCCTGTGGAACGCCGCGCAGCGGCAACTGCGCCTCGAAGGGCGCCTCCAGAACTACCTGCGGATGTTGTGGGGGAAGAAGATCCTCGAGTGGTCGCCCTCGCCGCGCGACGCGCTCGCCACGATGATCGAGCTGAACAACCGGTACGCGCTCGACGGCCGCGATCCGAACTCCTACAGCGGCATCTTCTGGGTGCTGGGCCGGTACGACCGGCCCTGGGCGCCGGAGCGTCCGATCTTCGGGTCGGTCAGGTACATGAGCTCCGAGAACACCGCGCGCAAGCTGCGCGTGAAGGCGTATCTCGCACGCTACGGCGAACCCTCGCCGGTCTGA
- a CDS encoding cytochrome c biogenesis protein CcdA codes for MENVSLLAAFVAGVLSFISPCVLPLVPGYLSFVSGVSLEEMRGRSDADAARAGRRKVFIASLAFVVGFSLVFISLGASASVIGRFLMERLTLLGKVAGVVLVIFGLHTMGVFKIGALYSEKRIQTNRAPAGPLGALLVGIAFAFGWTPCIGPILAAILAVAAAQHTIGQGVLLLAVYSAGLGIPFLATSLGVNQFFAAFAKVRRYYKAIEVTAGALMIVIGVLIFTNRFTLIAQYLTPYLPTF; via the coding sequence GTGGAGAACGTCTCGCTCCTCGCCGCGTTCGTCGCCGGAGTGCTGTCGTTCATCTCGCCGTGCGTGCTGCCGCTCGTGCCCGGATACCTGTCGTTCGTGTCGGGGGTGTCGCTCGAGGAGATGCGCGGTCGCTCGGATGCCGACGCGGCGCGCGCCGGACGGCGGAAGGTCTTCATCGCCTCGCTGGCCTTCGTGGTCGGCTTCTCGCTCGTGTTCATCTCGCTTGGCGCCTCGGCGAGCGTGATCGGCCGGTTCCTGATGGAGCGGCTGACGCTGCTCGGGAAGGTCGCCGGCGTGGTCCTGGTGATCTTCGGCCTCCACACGATGGGCGTGTTCAAGATCGGGGCGCTCTACTCCGAGAAGCGCATCCAGACGAACCGCGCGCCGGCGGGTCCGCTCGGCGCGCTGCTCGTCGGCATCGCGTTCGCGTTCGGCTGGACACCCTGCATCGGACCGATCCTCGCCGCCATCCTGGCGGTGGCCGCCGCGCAGCACACGATCGGGCAGGGCGTGCTGCTGCTCGCGGTCTACTCGGCCGGCCTCGGCATCCCGTTTCTCGCGACGTCGCTCGGCGTGAACCAGTTCTTCGCGGCCTTCGCGAAGGTCCGGCGCTACTACAAGGCGATCGAGGTGACGGCCGGCGCGCTCATGATCGTCATCGGCGTGCTCATCTTCACCAACCGCTTCACGCTGATCGCGCAGTACCTCACGCCGTACCTGCCGACGTTCTGA
- a CDS encoding (2Fe-2S)-binding protein, whose amino-acid sequence METVTFTVDGREITVPKGTTVLQAAIQHGIKIPYYCYHPGLGVDGSCRVCLVKVERMPKLQVSCSVTATDGMVVHTAAPEVIEARAGVFEFLLINHPLDCPVCDKGGECPLQDFSYSYGPKASRMEFPRRTFDGEGVKADVDFGPTLMLNRNRCILCTRCVRFMREVDGDAQIGIVDRGYGSEIATFEEQGVHSLLSGNLMDVCPVGAITTRDYRFKSRPWDNPNAVDTVCTFCEKGCHTTVWIKAKPEWAKGSQLVRVTPRFNPDVNGYWMCDIGRFEYHWVESDARLAHPVVRDKTGAHREVTWADALARISGQLTSANKPAWRFLASAHASHEELFVLARTAQELLGAAGRHALSVAWTTSAKAQPDATRFVVPAVDAPNVAGARALGLTTAGPGEPCDLAALRREVEAGAVAVLFVLDPGPPGSLGDIDWIVDARRKGTLPFLAVQTVVRGPLVDAADVVLPGTAWVEKDAAYTNARGDLQAASQAILPPGEAQADWRILVNVARALGIVLGFDSIAQVRQAIVQILPDEATFAGLDALRQARPQTAEHWLQTSNPVERWKWEFMFQDLPPFKFQETHDPGPRAAVIPLKKVE is encoded by the coding sequence ATGGAGACGGTCACCTTCACGGTCGACGGCCGCGAGATCACGGTCCCCAAGGGCACGACAGTGCTCCAGGCGGCGATCCAGCACGGCATCAAGATTCCGTACTACTGCTACCACCCCGGCCTCGGCGTCGACGGGTCGTGCCGCGTCTGCCTCGTGAAGGTCGAGCGCATGCCGAAGCTGCAGGTCTCGTGCTCGGTGACGGCAACCGACGGCATGGTGGTGCACACGGCGGCACCCGAGGTCATCGAGGCGCGCGCCGGCGTGTTCGAGTTCCTGCTCATCAACCACCCGCTCGACTGTCCCGTGTGCGACAAGGGCGGGGAGTGTCCGTTGCAGGACTTCTCGTACAGCTACGGCCCGAAAGCGAGCCGGATGGAGTTCCCGCGCCGGACGTTCGACGGCGAGGGCGTGAAGGCCGACGTCGACTTCGGCCCGACGCTCATGCTGAACCGCAACCGCTGCATCCTCTGCACGCGGTGCGTGCGTTTCATGCGCGAGGTCGACGGCGACGCGCAGATCGGCATCGTCGATCGTGGCTACGGCAGCGAGATCGCCACCTTCGAGGAACAGGGCGTGCATTCGCTGCTGTCGGGCAACCTGATGGACGTGTGCCCCGTCGGCGCGATCACGACGCGCGACTACCGGTTCAAGTCTCGTCCGTGGGACAACCCGAACGCGGTCGACACCGTGTGCACCTTCTGCGAGAAGGGCTGCCACACGACGGTGTGGATCAAGGCCAAGCCGGAGTGGGCGAAGGGCTCGCAGCTCGTCCGGGTGACGCCGCGGTTCAACCCGGACGTCAACGGCTACTGGATGTGCGACATCGGCCGGTTCGAGTATCACTGGGTCGAGAGCGACGCGCGCCTCGCGCACCCGGTCGTCCGCGACAAGACGGGCGCCCATCGGGAGGTGACCTGGGCCGACGCGCTCGCGCGGATCAGTGGCCAGCTCACTTCGGCGAACAAGCCGGCCTGGCGCTTCCTCGCCTCGGCGCACGCCTCGCACGAGGAGCTGTTCGTGCTCGCCCGGACCGCGCAGGAACTGCTCGGCGCCGCGGGACGCCACGCGCTCTCGGTGGCCTGGACGACGAGCGCGAAGGCGCAGCCGGACGCCACCAGGTTCGTCGTGCCGGCCGTCGACGCACCGAACGTGGCGGGGGCCCGGGCCCTCGGCCTGACCACGGCAGGTCCTGGCGAGCCCTGCGACCTCGCCGCCCTGCGCCGCGAGGTCGAGGCCGGAGCGGTGGCCGTGCTCTTCGTCCTCGACCCCGGCCCGCCGGGTTCGCTGGGCGACATCGACTGGATCGTCGACGCCCGCCGCAAGGGCACGCTGCCCTTCCTCGCCGTCCAGACGGTGGTCCGCGGCCCGCTGGTGGACGCGGCCGATGTCGTCCTCCCGGGCACGGCGTGGGTCGAGAAGGACGCCGCCTACACGAACGCCCGGGGCGACCTGCAGGCGGCGAGTCAGGCGATCCTGCCGCCCGGCGAGGCACAGGCCGACTGGCGCATCCTCGTGAACGTGGCCCGGGCGCTTGGCATCGTGCTCGGGTTCGACTCGATCGCCCAGGTCCGCCAGGCGATCGTCCAGATCCTGCCCGACGAGGCCACCTTCGCCGGACTCGACGCACTCAGGCAGGCCCGGCCGCAGACGGCAGAGCACTGGCTGCAGACCTCGAACCCGGTCGAGCGGTGGAAGTGGGAGTTCATGTTCCAGGATCTGCCGCCCTTCAAGTTCCAGGAGACGCACGATCCGGGCCCGCGCGCCGCGGTGATTCCGCTCAAGAAGGTCGAGTAG
- the glnA gene encoding type I glutamate--ammonia ligase, producing MARLLDRVDLLRPRLAVGRLCQHCQAERHAHAQTSGGSPESCSLHRTASVDVRAGPRVGRGESHAAGSSRPPSAAYPSRRVHAIRRQVRRFGRTPRFRVGPRPSSHGPRFAVHSADGRPRGDQARPEGADVSTPSLPSDPADLGTADPRSRVLELADRLGVKFLRLQFTDIFGVTKNVEVPDKRFAEALDGRIMFDGSSIEGFVRVEESDMRLQPDLKTFRVFPWTHQSGEKVARVICDIHNPDGTPFEGCPRQTLKRALVHAASRGVTFGVGPEIEFFLFQTRGGQPTTDTHDGGGYFDLMPVDQGEDVRRQIVLALEAMGLHVEAAHHEVAAGQHEIDFRSDDALASADHISTFRLVVKNIAAQNGLHATFMPKPIFGVNGSGMHTHLALFAEGRNLFFDPEGPWQLSETCLHCIGGWLRHAKALCAITNPLVNSYKRLVPGYEAPTSIAWSERNRSPLVRVPAGRGHDTRVEMRLPDPSCNPYLALSVMLRAGLDGIDQRLDPGPPVNKNIYALSRRERRHLKIDDLPSTLSDALDALERNDLLRDTLGDHVFHHFLEAKREEWDDYLRRVSAWELDRYLKTY from the coding sequence ATGGCGCGCCTGCTCGATCGGGTCGACCTGCTCCGGCCGCGTCTGGCCGTGGGTCGTCTGTGCCAGCACTGCCAGGCCGAGCGCCACGCACACGCCCAGACCAGCGGCGGCTCCCCAGAATCCTGCTCGCTTCATCGGACTGCCTCCGTCGATGTCCGCGCCGGCCCCAGGGTCGGACGCGGAGAGTCGCACGCGGCGGGCTCGAGCCGGCCGCCGAGTGCCGCCTACCCGTCGCGACGGGTCCACGCGATCAGACGCCAGGTGCGCCGATTCGGCCGGACACCGAGGTTCCGGGTCGGCCCCCGGCCCTCGTCTCATGGACCACGCTTTGCGGTACACTCGGCGGACGGGCGCCCGCGCGGGGACCAGGCGCGGCCCGAAGGAGCTGACGTGAGCACGCCCTCGCTGCCGTCCGACCCGGCCGACCTCGGCACCGCCGACCCGCGCAGCCGTGTGCTCGAACTCGCCGACCGGCTGGGCGTGAAGTTCCTGCGCCTGCAGTTCACCGACATCTTCGGCGTCACCAAGAACGTGGAAGTCCCCGACAAGCGGTTCGCCGAGGCGCTCGACGGGCGGATCATGTTCGACGGCTCGTCGATCGAGGGCTTCGTCCGCGTCGAAGAGTCGGACATGCGCCTGCAGCCCGACCTGAAGACCTTTCGCGTCTTCCCGTGGACCCACCAGTCGGGAGAGAAGGTGGCCCGGGTCATCTGCGACATCCACAATCCCGACGGCACGCCCTTCGAGGGCTGCCCACGCCAGACGCTGAAACGCGCCCTCGTGCACGCCGCGTCCCGCGGCGTCACCTTCGGCGTGGGACCGGAAATCGAGTTCTTCCTCTTCCAGACCCGGGGCGGGCAGCCGACGACCGACACCCACGACGGCGGCGGCTACTTCGATCTGATGCCGGTCGATCAGGGCGAGGACGTCCGCCGGCAGATCGTGCTGGCGCTCGAGGCCATGGGCCTGCACGTCGAGGCGGCGCATCACGAGGTGGCGGCAGGACAGCACGAGATCGACTTCCGCTCCGACGACGCGCTGGCCAGCGCCGACCACATCAGCACCTTCCGCCTCGTCGTGAAGAACATCGCGGCGCAGAACGGCCTGCACGCGACGTTCATGCCCAAGCCCATCTTCGGCGTGAACGGGTCGGGCATGCACACCCACCTCGCCCTCTTCGCGGAGGGTCGAAACCTGTTCTTCGACCCCGAGGGCCCGTGGCAGCTGAGCGAGACGTGCCTTCACTGCATCGGCGGGTGGCTACGCCACGCGAAGGCCCTCTGTGCCATCACGAACCCGCTCGTCAATTCGTACAAGCGGCTCGTCCCAGGCTACGAAGCGCCAACGAGCATCGCCTGGTCGGAGCGCAACCGGAGCCCGCTCGTCCGCGTGCCGGCTGGCCGGGGTCACGACACGCGCGTCGAGATGCGTCTGCCCGACCCGTCGTGCAACCCGTATCTGGCGTTGTCGGTCATGCTGCGCGCGGGCCTCGACGGCATCGATCAGCGGCTCGATCCCGGTCCGCCGGTGAACAAGAACATCTACGCGCTCAGCCGCCGGGAGCGCCGGCACCTGAAGATCGACGACCTGCCGAGCACCCTGAGCGACGCGCTCGACGCGCTCGAGCGGAACGATCTCCTGCGCGATACGCTCGGCGACCACGTCTTCCACCACTTCCTGGAAGCCAAGCGCGAGGAATGGGACGACTACCTGCGCCGCGTCAGCGCGTGGGAGCTCGACCGATACCTCAAGACCTACTGA
- a CDS encoding response regulator: MPLRALIAEDDRDIRLVARLALRRAGFDVTAVDDGEALLAVVHDERPDVILLDWMMPVLDGPDTCARLKADPATAAIPVVFLTAKTQQAEVERGLALGAAGYIAKPFDALTLGDQVRALIGC; this comes from the coding sequence ATGCCACTCCGGGCCCTCATTGCCGAAGACGATCGTGACATCAGGCTCGTGGCACGGCTCGCCCTGCGTCGGGCCGGCTTCGACGTCACGGCGGTCGACGATGGTGAAGCGCTGCTGGCCGTGGTCCACGACGAACGTCCGGACGTGATCCTGCTCGATTGGATGATGCCGGTGCTCGACGGCCCGGACACCTGCGCCCGCCTGAAGGCCGACCCCGCGACGGCCGCCATCCCGGTGGTGTTCCTCACCGCGAAGACCCAGCAGGCCGAAGTGGAGCGGGGGTTGGCGCTCGGCGCCGCCGGGTACATCGCCAAGCCCTTCGACGCGCTCACCCTCGGCGACCAGGTTCGCGCGCTGATCGGCTGCTGA
- a CDS encoding GAF domain-containing protein — MKRRAVRLALFVLLAAVSVSAGVRLWQAELVARAERTAAAEFTSLAESAQHAIAEARGALQATVAIAQNEEFWRTRANRAIERARLDLVELKRRASHPDALNDLDAAAAELDAFAEAAAQAARLSAGDQRTQASLVVFSDGLERAEGVATRIRAARESQAGATALAVEARRSVELSAAMALAVACLLVVGLLVPMGAKHEPVASGEVEPDRDPASADAGRPDAALDPPRALDTAPPAAPEPVALPSPAQTVAADAPPRDRRKAPELRATADLCSDFARLIDPQELPALLERAARLIDASGLIVWVADPETSALRPALAYGYPPKAVERMPAIARSADNATAAAYRHAELQVVKTNGMSPGALVVPLVNASGCIGVVAAEVRHGRESSESARALARIIAAQLSGVVAVAPALEHGVTHHSETALG, encoded by the coding sequence ATGAAGCGTCGTGCCGTCCGCCTCGCGTTGTTCGTGCTGCTCGCCGCGGTCTCGGTGTCCGCCGGCGTCCGGCTGTGGCAGGCGGAACTGGTGGCGCGCGCCGAGCGCACGGCCGCCGCGGAATTCACGTCGCTTGCCGAGAGCGCGCAGCACGCAATCGCGGAGGCACGGGGCGCCCTGCAGGCCACCGTCGCCATCGCCCAGAACGAGGAGTTCTGGCGGACCCGTGCGAACCGTGCGATCGAGCGCGCCCGCCTCGACCTCGTCGAGCTGAAACGGCGCGCGTCGCACCCGGACGCGCTGAACGACCTCGATGCGGCCGCCGCCGAACTCGACGCGTTCGCCGAAGCGGCGGCCCAGGCCGCCCGCCTCTCGGCCGGCGATCAGCGGACGCAGGCGTCGCTCGTCGTGTTCAGTGACGGCCTCGAGCGAGCGGAAGGCGTCGCAACCCGCATCCGTGCTGCGAGAGAGAGCCAGGCAGGCGCCACCGCGCTCGCCGTCGAGGCACGCCGGAGCGTCGAGCTCTCGGCGGCGATGGCCCTCGCCGTGGCGTGCCTGCTCGTCGTCGGCCTGCTCGTGCCAATGGGCGCGAAGCATGAACCCGTGGCTTCGGGAGAGGTCGAGCCCGATCGAGACCCGGCGTCGGCGGACGCCGGTCGGCCGGATGCCGCGCTCGACCCGCCCCGCGCGCTCGACACGGCTCCTCCGGCGGCGCCCGAGCCGGTCGCCCTGCCATCCCCGGCTCAGACCGTCGCGGCGGACGCACCACCCCGCGATCGACGGAAGGCCCCTGAGCTGCGGGCGACCGCCGACCTGTGCAGCGACTTCGCCCGGCTGATCGATCCGCAGGAACTCCCGGCCCTGCTCGAGCGCGCCGCCCGGCTCATCGACGCGTCCGGCCTGATCGTCTGGGTCGCCGACCCGGAAACGTCGGCGCTGCGCCCCGCGCTCGCCTACGGGTATCCGCCGAAGGCCGTCGAGCGCATGCCGGCCATCGCGCGCTCGGCCGACAACGCCACGGCGGCCGCCTACCGTCACGCCGAGCTGCAGGTCGTGAAGACCAACGGCATGTCGCCAGGCGCCCTCGTCGTGCCGCTCGTCAACGCGTCTGGCTGCATCGGCGTTGTCGCGGCGGAGGTGCGCCACGGCCGCGAGTCGAGCGAATCGGCTCGCGCCCTCGCACGGATCATCGCTGCGCAACTCTCCGGCGTCGTCGCCGTGGCCCCCGCGCTCGAGCACGGCGTGACGCACCACAGCGAGACCGCGCTCGGGTAG
- a CDS encoding methyltransferase domain-containing protein, which yields MSCPEYDHFAEFYDHVLPYRDRPDVAFFVDLARASGEVLEVACGTGRVLIPSARAGARVTGLDLSRGMLDVCRKRLRHEPEEVRARVTLHEGDMRTFDLGQVFSLVTVPFRGFQHLLTVDDQRCALQRIRRHVAPGGRFVLDLFNPSLPLLGDERWLATPLVEPEVTLPDGRRLVRTLRIVARDWLEQVQTVELVHEVTWPDGRTERHTDVTRLRYLFRFEAEHLLEREGFAVESVYADYDRTPYGATYPGDLVFVAVRR from the coding sequence GTGAGCTGCCCGGAGTACGATCACTTCGCCGAGTTCTACGACCACGTCCTCCCGTACCGCGATCGACCCGACGTCGCCTTCTTCGTCGACCTCGCGCGCGCGAGCGGCGAGGTGCTCGAGGTGGCCTGCGGCACCGGCCGCGTCCTGATTCCGTCGGCCCGCGCCGGGGCCAGGGTCACCGGCCTCGACCTCTCGCGAGGCATGCTCGATGTCTGCCGCAAGCGGCTGCGACACGAACCAGAGGAGGTTCGCGCCCGGGTGACGCTGCACGAGGGCGACATGCGGACTTTCGACCTCGGCCAGGTCTTCTCCCTTGTGACGGTGCCGTTCCGCGGGTTCCAGCACCTGCTCACGGTCGACGACCAGCGGTGCGCGCTCCAGCGAATCCGCCGGCACGTCGCGCCGGGCGGGCGGTTCGTGCTCGACCTCTTCAACCCCTCGCTGCCGCTGCTCGGCGACGAGCGCTGGCTCGCGACGCCGCTCGTCGAGCCCGAGGTGACCCTGCCCGACGGCCGCCGGCTCGTGCGCACCCTGCGGATCGTGGCGCGCGACTGGCTCGAGCAGGTGCAGACGGTGGAGCTCGTGCACGAGGTCACGTGGCCGGACGGCCGCACCGAGCGCCACACCGACGTCACGCGCCTGAGATATCTCTTTCGGTTCGAGGCCGAGCACCTGCTCGAGCGTGAGGGCTTCGCCGTCGAGTCGGTCTACGCCGACTACGACAGGACCCCGTACGGCGCGACGTATCCCGGAGACCTGGTGTTCGTGGCGGTCAGACGGTAG